Proteins encoded together in one Quercus lobata isolate SW786 chromosome 3, ValleyOak3.0 Primary Assembly, whole genome shotgun sequence window:
- the LOC115978621 gene encoding G-type lectin S-receptor-like serine/threonine-protein kinase SD3-1, whose amino-acid sequence MLKQDMYILEWPFLLCISIGFLLHSLVVGQIPLGSKVSVVDNNFWVSSNGDFALGFFNTSDQPNQYSVGIRFNSDSIPVSKREVVWVVGADVTVANKSYFQLNQYGELVLFDSFKGQNVWTSQTSKLSVVSADLRDDGNLILLNRKKDVVWQSFNTPSDTLLPGQTLSVPQILRAASRNSMSSYFSLYVNASGQLQLRWESHVTYWTSGSPISSNITASLTSSGALQVRDQRLKPVWSAFGEDHGDVVQYRFLRLDVDGNLRLFSWVEASQAWKSVWQAVENQCNVFATCGEGGICVLTAAGSSACICPFKVTTESSKCVVPYREDCKSISNMVRHDHTNLYGLYPKGYSVIQSSLHQCESLCLNDTSCTVATFANNGTAQCWLEKTQYITGYSDPSLSSVSFVKTCSDPLAVNPNLMVTSPAQSSPIQSYEFCIPCLIGVASGTLVVFILIQLGVVFCIYRRTSSRKKAALAYTHNSSGLIVLSFSEIKDLTENFKHQMGPEMFKGVLSNNRPVAIKCLKANIEGRKFRTVVSKLGSFHHKNLVKLEGYCCEVSHRFLVYEYAKNGSVEKYVEDSKLSKMLAWRKRADICLSVARAVCYLHTGCREFVSHGNLKCENVLLDENLEVKVTEFGLWRVNAEASGCGFSAERDVMEFGNMVLRLISGCRDVRDLCEWAYKEWMEGRAENVVDKAIDGGINLQELERALRIAFWCLQSNKRMRPSMGEVVKVLEGTLTVDPPPPPFSCQGPLEIEELLV is encoded by the coding sequence GGTTGGGCAAATTCCCTTGGGCTCAAAAGTTTCTGTAGTTGACAACAACTTTTGGGTCTCATCCAATGGTGATTTTGCACTTGGATTCTTTAACACTTCAGATCAGCCTAACCAGTATAGTGTAGGAATCCGTTTCAATTCAGATTCTATTCCAGTTAGCAAAAGGGAGGTGGTGTGGGTTGTAGGAGCTGATGTCACGGTCGCTAATAAGTCTTATTTTCAGCTTAATCAGTATGGAGAACTGGTTTTGTTTGATTCCTTTAAGGGTCAAAATGTATGGACTAGCCAGACAAGCAAGTTATCTGTTGTCTCAGCTGATCTTCGTGATGATGGAAATCTTATCCTACTGAACAGAAAGAAAGATGTTGTTTGGCAAAGTTTTAATACTCCGTCTGACACGCTTCTTCCAGGACAGACCTTATCTGTTCCTCAAATACTTCGAGCTGCAAGCCGTAATTCTATGTCTAGTTACTTCAGTCTCTATGTAAATGCTTCAGGTCAGTTACAACTAAGGTGGGAAAGTCATGTTACCTATTGGACAAGTGGAAGCCCCATAAGTTCAAATATCACTGCTTCCCTTACCTCAAGTGGAGCACTGCAAGTCCGTGACCAAAGATTGAAACCTGTTTGGTCAGCGTTTGGAGAAGATCACGGTGACGTTGTACAATACCGGTTTCTTAGGTTGGATGTTGATGGTAATCTTCGGTTATTCTCATGGGTAGAAGCATCACAGGCTTGGAAGTCCGTCTGGCAAGCTGTTGAGAATCAGTGCAATGTCTTTGCAACCTGTGGAGAAGGTGGCATCTGCGTCTTAACTGCAGCAGGGTCCTCTGCCTGTATATGTCCTTTTAAGGTTACAACAGAGTCCTCAAAATGTGTGGTTCCGTATCGGGAAGATTGCAAATCAATTTCCAACATGGTTAGGCATGATCACACCAATCTATATGGGCTATATCCAAAAGGTTATTCAGTTATCCAATCCAGTTTACATCAATGTGAAAGCTTGTGCCTGAATGATACATCTTGTACAGTTGCAACATTTGCAAATAATGGAACTGCACAATGCTGGCTGGAGAAAACTCAATACATCACCGGTTATTCAGACCCCTCCTTAAGTTCTGTATCTTTCGTCAAGACATGTTCGGATCCTTTGGCTGTTAATCCCAATCTCATGGTAACCTCCCCTGCACAATCTTCACCCATTCAGTCTTATGAATTTTGCATTCCTTGCCTAATTGGAGTCGCCTCAGGCACattagttgtttttattttaattcagtTGGGAGTTGTTTTCTGCATCTACCGAAGAACCTCTAGTAGGAAGAAAGCAGCTTTAGCTTACACACATAACTCAAGTGGTTTAATTGTGTTATCCTTCTCTGAAATCAAGGACCTCACTGAGAATTTCAAGCACCAAATGGGGCCAGAGATGTTCAAAGGTGTGCTATCAAACAACCGACCAGTTGCAATCAAATGCCTGAAAGCAAACATAGAAGGAAGAAAATTCCGTACTGTAGTTTCAAAATTAGGAAGCTTTCATCACAAAAACCTTGTGAAGTTGGAGGGCTATTGTTGTGAAGTAAGTCACAGGTTTTTGGTTTATGAATATGCAAAGAATGGTTCTGTGGAGAAATATGTTGAAGATTCTAAATTGAGTAAGATGCTGGCCTGGAGAAAGAGAGCTGACATATGCTTAAGTGTGGCAAGGGCTGTTTGTTATTTGCACACAGGGTGTAGGGAGTTTGTTAGCCATGGGAATTTGAAATGTGAGAATgttcttttggatgaaaatttggAGGTCAAGGTCACTGAATTTGGGCTTTGGAGAGTAAATGCAGAGGCATCAGGCTGTGGATTTTCTGCAGAAAGAGATGTGATGGAGTTTGGCAACATGGTGTTGAGATTGATTAGTGGGTGTCGAGATGTCAGGGACCTTTGTGAGTGGGCTTATAAGGAATGGATGGAGGGGAGGGCAGAGAATGTAGTGGATAAAGCTATTGATGGTGGGATAAATTTGCAGGAGCTGGAGCGTGCATTGAGAATTGCATTTTGGTGTCTTCAAAGCAACAAACGTATGAGACCTTCAATGGGAGAGGTGGTGAAGGTGTTAGAAGGCACATTGACAGTTGATCCCCCACCTCCTCCTTTTTCTTGCCAGGGGCCACTAGAAATAGAAGAGTTATTGGTGTAA